In the genome of Halobacterium noricense, one region contains:
- a CDS encoding 2-isopropylmalate synthase, producing MAEKFSGTSFPAALDGGAPDVQFLDTTLRDGEQAPGISLSADQKATIARKLDDTGVSVVEAGSACTSAGERETIRRVTGLDLDATVTSFCRGIQRDVDLALDCDVDGVNLVVPASDRHVEEKVGTSRESVLDTTRELVEYATDHGLWVEVIGEDGSRADDAFLAELAETTADAGADRFCVADTVGHASPERVYELVDAVAEYGPVSVHTHDDLGLAVTNALAGVAAGADLVHATVNGVGERAGNVALEEVAVALWHCYGVEPLDTERLYDLASTVAEATGVPLPPNKAVSGENAFAHESGIHTDGTLKDDRMYEPYSPEAVGRERRLVLGKHAGRAGVSAALAEHDVEVSDDELAAVVERVNELGERGKRVTDADLLAVAEDVQGGDRDRRVEVLDLTAASGGGTPTASVRLRVDDEEHSAAGTGSGPVDAAIAAVRDALGDVTFHLEEYHVDAITGGTDAVVTVHVTVSRGDRTVTVDASDADITAASVNAVVEALDRLLPEKEATTTAD from the coding sequence CTGGCCGAGAAATTCTCCGGCACTAGTTTCCCTGCCGCTCTCGACGGCGGCGCACCCGACGTACAGTTCCTCGACACCACGCTACGCGACGGCGAACAAGCCCCGGGCATCTCGTTGTCCGCCGACCAGAAGGCGACCATCGCGCGCAAACTCGACGACACCGGCGTCTCCGTCGTCGAAGCCGGCAGTGCGTGCACGAGCGCCGGCGAGCGCGAGACGATTCGCCGCGTCACCGGCCTCGACCTGGACGCGACGGTCACGAGCTTCTGTCGCGGCATCCAGCGCGACGTCGACCTCGCGCTCGACTGCGACGTCGACGGCGTGAACCTCGTCGTCCCCGCCAGCGACCGCCACGTCGAAGAGAAGGTCGGCACCAGCCGCGAGAGCGTCCTGGACACGACCCGCGAACTCGTGGAGTACGCGACCGACCACGGCCTCTGGGTCGAAGTCATCGGCGAGGACGGCTCGCGCGCCGACGACGCGTTCCTCGCGGAGCTCGCCGAGACGACGGCGGACGCCGGCGCGGACCGGTTCTGCGTCGCGGACACCGTCGGCCACGCCAGCCCCGAGCGCGTCTACGAACTCGTGGATGCGGTTGCCGAGTACGGCCCGGTGAGCGTCCACACCCACGACGACCTCGGGCTCGCCGTGACGAACGCGCTCGCTGGCGTTGCCGCGGGCGCGGATCTCGTCCACGCCACCGTCAACGGCGTCGGCGAGCGCGCCGGCAACGTCGCGCTCGAAGAGGTCGCGGTCGCGCTCTGGCACTGCTACGGCGTCGAACCGCTGGACACCGAGCGCCTCTACGACCTCGCGTCGACGGTCGCGGAGGCCACGGGCGTCCCGCTCCCGCCGAACAAGGCCGTCTCCGGCGAGAACGCGTTCGCCCACGAGTCCGGCATCCACACCGACGGCACGCTCAAGGACGACCGCATGTACGAGCCGTACTCCCCGGAGGCGGTCGGCCGCGAACGCCGCCTCGTCCTCGGGAAGCACGCCGGCCGCGCGGGCGTCAGCGCTGCCCTCGCCGAACACGACGTCGAAGTCTCCGACGACGAACTCGCGGCGGTCGTCGAGCGCGTGAATGAGCTCGGCGAGCGCGGCAAGCGCGTCACCGACGCCGACCTGCTCGCCGTCGCCGAGGACGTCCAGGGCGGCGACCGTGACCGCCGCGTCGAAGTGCTCGACCTCACGGCTGCCAGCGGCGGCGGCACTCCCACCGCGTCGGTCCGCCTGCGCGTGGACGACGAGGAGCACAGCGCCGCCGGCACCGGCAGCGGCCCCGTCGACGCCGCCATCGCCGCCGTCCGCGACGCCCTCGGCGACGTCACCTTCCACCTCGAAGAGTACCACGTCGACGCCATCACCGGTGGAACGGACGCCGTGGTCACCGTCCACGTCACCGTCTCGCGCGGCGACCGCACGGTCACCGTCGACGCCAGCGACGCGGACATCACCGCAGCCAGCGTCAACGCCGTCGTCGAAGCCCTCGACCGCCTCCTCCCCGAAAAGGAGGCGACGACGACCGCGGACTGA
- a CDS encoding DUF192 domain-containing protein: MHLRHERDGDARTLATDVDVADSLFAQTRGLMFRRSIPDGYALVFDFDGAASRDVHMLFVPFDLDAVWVEDEEVQRVERLSAWTGRGEARCDTLVELPAGAADDVRVGDRVYLAN, translated from the coding sequence GTGCACCTCCGCCACGAACGCGACGGCGACGCGCGGACGCTCGCGACTGACGTCGACGTCGCCGACTCGCTGTTCGCGCAGACCCGCGGGCTGATGTTCCGGCGGTCGATTCCCGACGGCTACGCGCTCGTCTTCGACTTCGACGGCGCTGCCAGCCGCGACGTCCACATGCTGTTCGTGCCGTTCGACCTCGACGCCGTCTGGGTGGAGGACGAGGAAGTCCAGCGCGTCGAACGCCTCTCCGCGTGGACGGGACGCGGCGAGGCGCGCTGCGACACGCTCGTCGAACTTCCGGCGGGCGCGGCCGACGACGTCCGCGTCGGCGACCGCGTCTACCTCGCGAACTGA
- a CDS encoding DUF7097 family protein translates to MKKTPTGTAVGVDDPYDHAGVCDYATDDGKCRYAFEHGQHDPEFAAERSADDFACPVADGDWEWADCPHYRCRQRDRECARCGLEERRQAHDDERPLLEEHHLAYDDDEDVGHEITVFLCRWCHAKVHDSWARIDDDASPDPEAIVAAEGRRSEEQSELSFDTAADRYGDE, encoded by the coding sequence GTGAAGAAGACGCCGACTGGGACCGCCGTCGGGGTCGACGACCCCTACGACCACGCCGGCGTCTGCGACTACGCGACCGACGACGGGAAGTGCCGGTACGCGTTCGAGCACGGCCAGCACGACCCCGAGTTCGCCGCCGAGCGCAGCGCCGACGACTTCGCGTGCCCCGTCGCGGACGGCGACTGGGAGTGGGCTGACTGTCCCCACTATCGGTGCCGCCAGCGCGACCGCGAGTGCGCGCGCTGCGGGCTCGAAGAGCGCCGGCAGGCCCACGACGACGAGCGCCCGCTCCTCGAAGAACACCACCTCGCGTACGACGACGACGAGGACGTCGGCCACGAAATCACCGTCTTCCTCTGTCGGTGGTGTCACGCGAAAGTCCACGACTCGTGGGCGCGCATCGACGACGACGCCAGCCCCGACCCCGAGGCCATCGTGGCCGCGGAGGGCCGGCGCAGCGAGGAGCAGTCCGAGCTCTCCTTCGACACCGCGGCCGACCGGTACGGTGACGAGTAG
- a CDS encoding VOC family protein gives MNDTPFHLGHVHLKVRDLDRAVAFYEDVFDLEITETEGRFAFLSWGEHHHDVALQAVGADAPDAGRGVGLYHAAIEVDAEEHLGDVYDALCERGVPSTPVDHGISKALYFSDPAGNGLEAYVDTRAERDRSAWDRENRRFDPSAL, from the coding sequence ATGAACGACACGCCGTTCCACCTCGGCCACGTCCACCTCAAGGTCCGCGACCTCGATCGCGCCGTCGCGTTCTACGAGGACGTCTTCGACCTCGAAATCACGGAGACGGAGGGACGGTTCGCGTTCCTCTCGTGGGGCGAGCACCACCACGACGTCGCGCTGCAAGCCGTCGGGGCCGACGCGCCGGATGCCGGCCGCGGGGTCGGCCTCTACCACGCCGCAATCGAAGTCGACGCCGAGGAGCATCTGGGTGACGTCTACGACGCACTCTGCGAGCGCGGCGTCCCCTCCACGCCCGTCGACCACGGCATCAGCAAGGCGCTGTACTTCTCGGACCCCGCGGGCAACGGCCTCGAAGCGTACGTCGACACGCGCGCCGAACGCGACCGCTCGGCGTGGGACCGGGAGAATCGGCGCTTCGACCCGTCGGCGCTGTAA
- a CDS encoding GMP synthase subunit A, with product MTRILVVDNHGQFTHLEHRVLRDMDGVETETVDNTTPPADIDADGLVLSGGPDMDDVGNCPEYLDLDVPILGICLGMQLIATELGGSVESGDYGGYADVDVEILDEDDPLLGSLAPETRVWASHADEVVDVPEGFTRTARSDICDVEAISDTDRDRYGVQWHPEVAHTEEGEAVFENFVDICE from the coding sequence ATGACACGCATCCTCGTCGTCGACAACCACGGTCAGTTCACCCACCTGGAGCACCGGGTGCTCCGGGACATGGACGGGGTGGAGACCGAGACCGTCGACAACACGACGCCGCCAGCGGACATCGACGCCGACGGCCTCGTGCTCTCCGGCGGCCCCGACATGGACGACGTCGGGAACTGCCCCGAGTACCTCGACCTCGACGTCCCGATTCTCGGCATCTGTCTCGGCATGCAGCTCATCGCCACGGAGCTCGGCGGCTCCGTCGAATCCGGAGACTACGGCGGCTACGCCGACGTCGACGTCGAGATTCTCGACGAGGACGACCCGCTGCTCGGGTCGCTCGCGCCCGAGACCCGCGTCTGGGCGAGCCACGCCGACGAGGTCGTCGACGTCCCCGAGGGGTTCACGCGCACCGCCCGCAGCGACATCTGCGACGTCGAAGCCATCTCGGACACCGACCGCGACCGCTACGGCGTCCAGTGGCACCCCGAGGTCGCGCACACCGAGGAGGGCGAAGCGGTCTTCGAGAACTTCGTCGACATCTGCGAGTAG
- a CDS encoding DUF2070 family protein produces the protein MTETQGELASLSKYIFRAPQWYTSVALSLVIAALAGIAAFDSQYVLEDAWQGVFFIGVPTVVASLGTTPVDRYFGGQLTYSRSSLLAFACEVVVVVVLVAAGVVATLTGRFGQNFVFDALIAALGLVFAIRFLVVLAVSRDSPLVAAIPASIQTLTAGLLLFVYSGTMNYLTTGGRLLSAFLSRPAEAPPEIQYAFAPRDFVLFVLLTALYGVAAYGLVVAIDRPWKRSLGVSVLDFVSGFIGHIAEGTRELEDFFEQIGEEAVVPVTVLAFRNADDGEEKARFVLPMIHPGPMGEIGGGNLPQRVAESATGLAFPPHATAGHDFNLVTEREVDTLIDAAERAHASIDYSDRATPAVRVQEGEAKLLGQAFGDDALLVSTFSPEFADDVEYAVGLSATAEARVEGMDDVLLADAHNCNNGLGGDDLGHVYPGSKRSFDMIQAAGEAARSLRDADEDSLELGVAWDRTPWRPEDGIGPLGVRVAVLDTRKTESSEMTRDADGVSRTTQQNSQRSEDTAGDRTAYVLVDGNNMEPGLREELIDALDGVDHAEIMTTDTHIVNTVESTNQVGATIDWDELVDLVAELTAEAVADLEPVEAGMASERAEVTVFGNDRTETLASHANAVIAMGGVIVALAVLATVAISILIFFLT, from the coding sequence ATGACGGAGACGCAGGGCGAACTGGCGAGCCTCTCGAAGTACATCTTCCGCGCGCCCCAGTGGTACACGAGCGTCGCGCTCTCGCTAGTCATCGCGGCGCTGGCCGGCATCGCGGCCTTCGACAGCCAGTACGTGCTCGAAGACGCCTGGCAGGGCGTGTTCTTCATCGGCGTGCCGACGGTCGTCGCGAGCCTCGGCACCACGCCGGTCGACCGCTACTTCGGCGGCCAACTCACGTACAGTCGGTCGTCGCTGTTGGCGTTCGCCTGTGAGGTCGTGGTCGTGGTCGTGCTCGTGGCCGCCGGCGTCGTCGCCACGCTCACCGGCCGGTTCGGGCAGAACTTCGTCTTCGACGCGCTCATAGCGGCGCTCGGGCTCGTGTTCGCGATACGGTTCCTCGTGGTGCTGGCGGTCTCCCGGGACTCCCCGCTGGTCGCCGCGATTCCCGCGAGCATCCAGACCCTGACCGCGGGCCTGCTGTTGTTCGTCTACAGCGGCACGATGAACTACCTCACGACGGGCGGCCGCCTCCTGAGCGCCTTCCTCTCCCGGCCCGCCGAGGCACCGCCGGAGATCCAGTACGCGTTCGCGCCCCGGGACTTCGTGTTGTTCGTGTTGCTGACCGCGCTGTACGGCGTCGCCGCCTACGGGCTCGTCGTCGCCATCGACCGCCCGTGGAAGCGCAGCCTCGGCGTCAGCGTCCTCGACTTCGTCAGCGGGTTCATCGGTCACATCGCCGAGGGAACCCGGGAACTGGAGGACTTCTTCGAGCAGATTGGCGAGGAAGCGGTCGTCCCCGTGACGGTGCTGGCGTTCCGGAACGCCGACGACGGCGAGGAGAAAGCGCGGTTCGTGTTGCCGATGATTCACCCCGGCCCGATGGGGGAAATCGGCGGCGGGAACCTCCCACAGCGCGTCGCCGAGTCCGCGACCGGGCTGGCGTTCCCGCCCCACGCTACCGCCGGCCACGACTTCAACCTCGTCACCGAGCGCGAAGTCGACACGCTCATCGACGCCGCCGAGCGCGCCCACGCGTCCATCGACTACTCCGACCGCGCGACCCCCGCGGTCCGCGTCCAGGAGGGCGAAGCGAAGCTCCTCGGGCAGGCGTTCGGCGACGACGCGCTCCTCGTCTCCACGTTCTCCCCCGAGTTCGCCGACGACGTCGAGTACGCGGTCGGCCTCTCCGCGACCGCCGAAGCCCGCGTCGAGGGCATGGACGACGTCCTGCTGGCGGACGCGCACAACTGCAACAACGGGCTCGGCGGCGACGACCTCGGGCACGTCTACCCCGGGAGCAAGCGCTCGTTCGACATGATTCAGGCCGCCGGCGAGGCCGCGCGCAGCCTCCGCGACGCCGACGAGGACAGCCTCGAACTCGGCGTCGCGTGGGACCGCACGCCGTGGCGGCCCGAGGACGGCATCGGCCCGCTCGGCGTCCGCGTCGCCGTCCTCGACACTCGGAAGACAGAGTCTTCCGAGATGACGAGAGACGCCGATGGCGTCTCTCGAACCACCCAGCAGAACTCCCAGCGTTCTGAGGACACGGCCGGTGACCGCACGGCGTACGTGCTCGTCGACGGGAACAACATGGAACCCGGGCTCCGCGAGGAACTCATCGACGCGCTCGACGGCGTCGACCACGCGGAGATCATGACCACGGACACCCACATCGTCAACACCGTCGAATCCACGAACCAGGTCGGCGCAACCATCGACTGGGACGAGCTCGTCGACCTCGTCGCGGAGCTCACCGCCGAGGCCGTCGCCGACCTCGAACCCGTCGAAGCCGGCATGGCCAGCGAGCGTGCGGAAGTCACCGTGTTCGGCAACGACCGCACGGAGACGCTCGCCAGCCACGCCAACGCTGTCATCGCGATGGGCGGCGTAATTGTCGCGCTCGCCGTGCTCGCCACCGTCGCCATCAGCATTCTCATCTTCTTCCTCACGTAG
- a CDS encoding DUF3194 domain-containing protein, whose protein sequence is MATDDATPSDEEVVETAAEAAEGLVFSRLATGDVDDLDVTVTFEEGVLDVDVYVHAPDADADVDQVAEDAALAARAAVDDLFADE, encoded by the coding sequence ATGGCGACTGACGACGCGACGCCGTCCGACGAGGAAGTCGTCGAGACCGCGGCCGAGGCCGCCGAAGGCCTCGTGTTCTCTCGGCTCGCGACCGGTGACGTCGACGACCTCGATGTCACCGTCACCTTCGAGGAGGGCGTGCTCGACGTAGACGTCTACGTCCACGCGCCGGACGCCGACGCCGACGTCGACCAGGTCGCGGAGGACGCCGCGCTCGCTGCGCGCGCCGCCGTCGACGACCTGTTCGCGGACGAGTAA
- a CDS encoding prefoldin subunit beta, translating into MQGNLPPEAQEKLEQLQDLQEKAQTVAAQKQQAETQFTEAQTAVDALDDIEEGATMYREVGELLVETDYDDAADDLEEKVDNLKVRVDTLSKQEERVQEQFEELQEELQEMLGGAGGGGPMGGPSA; encoded by the coding sequence ATGCAGGGCAATCTGCCGCCGGAAGCACAGGAGAAGCTCGAGCAGCTACAGGACCTTCAGGAGAAAGCGCAGACGGTCGCGGCCCAGAAGCAGCAGGCCGAGACCCAGTTCACGGAAGCCCAGACCGCCGTCGACGCCCTCGACGACATCGAAGAGGGCGCGACGATGTACCGCGAGGTCGGCGAACTCCTCGTGGAGACGGACTACGACGACGCCGCCGACGACCTCGAAGAGAAGGTCGACAACCTCAAAGTGCGCGTCGATACCCTCTCGAAGCAGGAGGAGCGCGTGCAGGAGCAGTTCGAGGAACTCCAGGAGGAGCTCCAGGAGATGCTCGGCGGTGCCGGCGGCGGCGGTCCGATGGGCGGCCCGAGCGCGTAA
- a CDS encoding KEOPS complex subunit Pcc1 → MDHSTELVFEYGSPAVARAIERSVAVEAGDIEGDRSDAAVRRDDATVTVTVDAADLTALRAGNNTWLTLVEVAERVADATGGERR, encoded by the coding sequence GTGGACCACTCCACGGAACTGGTTTTCGAGTACGGTTCTCCCGCGGTCGCTCGCGCTATCGAGCGCAGCGTCGCGGTCGAAGCCGGCGACATCGAAGGCGACCGTAGCGACGCGGCCGTCCGGCGCGACGATGCGACCGTCACGGTGACCGTCGACGCGGCGGACCTGACCGCGCTGCGCGCCGGGAACAACACGTGGCTGACGCTCGTGGAGGTCGCCGAGCGCGTGGCGGACGCTACCGGCGGCGAGCGGCGCTGA
- a CDS encoding DNA-directed RNA polymerase subunit P: MAYKCSRCKRDVELDEYGGVRCPYCGHRVLLKERSRDIKEVEVR; this comes from the coding sequence ATGGCGTACAAGTGCTCCCGCTGTAAGCGCGACGTCGAACTCGACGAGTACGGCGGGGTTCGGTGCCCGTACTGTGGGCACCGCGTCCTCCTCAAAGAGCGGAGCCGCGACATCAAGGAAGTCGAAGTCCGATAA
- a CDS encoding 50S ribosomal protein L37ae, which produces MAKKGSTGSAGRFGARYGRVSRRRVSEIEDEMNEKHACPDCGSDAVSRQGTGIWQCSKCDYKYAGGAYKPQTPGGRTVSRSIRAALGESEGEADVEAEADVEAVEE; this is translated from the coding sequence ATGGCTAAGAAGGGCTCCACGGGGAGCGCCGGCCGATTCGGCGCGCGCTACGGCCGCGTCTCTCGGCGTCGCGTCTCCGAAATCGAGGACGAGATGAACGAGAAACACGCCTGCCCGGACTGCGGTTCCGACGCCGTCTCCCGACAGGGGACCGGCATCTGGCAGTGCTCGAAGTGTGACTACAAGTACGCCGGCGGCGCGTACAAGCCCCAGACGCCGGGCGGACGCACCGTCAGCCGCTCCATCCGCGCGGCGCTCGGCGAGAGCGAGGGCGAAGCGGACGTCGAAGCCGAGGCCGACGTCGAAGCCGTCGAGGAGTAA
- a CDS encoding DUF2103 domain-containing protein → MDCRRCGTPLRKPGDYCLVCDTANCDAVVAACDRDHATLTFLDDEEVIGQTDIATVPEEGGETGVVELRNFAGRIADEIRRKRPEDVFVAGDHDVIRAVRADLHYEVYRVPRENPVESVVERRGDRSLDVVDKPAREKIGGRHSTLIGDRDGQRAIRTVADHPNVKKVIPGPIDAGGSGSRTGVRAKVTRADDNGNLRLLVRDGSSVQENRVVTTAMNRDTGERVRADLNDALAEEELRD, encoded by the coding sequence ATGGACTGTCGGCGGTGTGGCACGCCCCTGCGCAAGCCGGGCGACTACTGCCTGGTCTGTGACACCGCCAACTGCGACGCCGTCGTCGCCGCCTGTGACCGCGACCACGCGACGCTCACGTTCCTCGACGACGAAGAGGTCATCGGGCAGACCGACATCGCCACCGTTCCCGAGGAGGGCGGCGAGACCGGCGTCGTCGAGCTCCGGAACTTCGCCGGCCGCATCGCCGACGAAATCCGGCGCAAGCGCCCCGAGGACGTCTTCGTCGCGGGCGACCACGATGTGATTCGCGCAGTGCGCGCGGACCTCCACTACGAGGTCTACCGCGTTCCCCGCGAGAACCCCGTGGAATCGGTGGTCGAGCGCCGCGGCGACCGCTCGCTGGACGTCGTCGACAAACCCGCCCGCGAGAAAATCGGCGGCCGCCACTCCACGCTCATCGGGGACCGCGACGGCCAGCGCGCGATTCGCACGGTCGCCGACCATCCGAACGTCAAGAAGGTCATCCCGGGCCCCATCGACGCCGGCGGCTCCGGCTCACGCACCGGCGTCCGTGCGAAAGTCACGCGCGCCGACGACAACGGTAACCTCCGCCTGCTCGTCCGCGACGGCTCCAGCGTCCAGGAGAACCGCGTCGTGACGACCGCGATGAACCGCGACACCGGCGAGCGCGTCCGCGCGGACCTCAACGACGCGCTCGCCGAGGAAGAACTACGGGACTGA
- the truD gene encoding tRNA pseudouridine(13) synthase TruD — protein sequence MRDAHELERAVGMWYYASDSDGTGGRLRESPSDFRVTEIEDFDTQPVDADRGDYPWLVLRVTLTSWDTNDFAREFANRLGMSRERVTWAGTKDRHAVTTQLFAVRDIEPEDVPEISDAGIDVVGRAGRGLQFGDLAGNEFRVVVRDPDDPEQADAVTADLAAFGGGEPGSRATSARSNRDAARPAVPNFFGQQRFGSKRPITHEVGLAILRDDWEGAAMAYLGAPSEYEPEDSQRARRFVEDTRDWEAALEEFPNRLRYERTMLHELADGGSFRDAVETFPSNLQRLFIHAAQSYAFNRMLSERMERGLPFHEPVEGDVVWFAESDAPEGVARPDSSRQQRVTADRVDVMARHCARGRAFVTAPLVGTDTELAEGEPGDIERAVLGELDLESGDFDLPGEFDSSGTRRAILLRPDLDVERDPLTFDFALPSGSYATVVLREYLKSDPTDL from the coding sequence ATGCGGGACGCTCACGAATTGGAACGCGCGGTCGGCATGTGGTACTACGCCAGCGACAGCGACGGCACCGGCGGCCGCCTCCGTGAGTCGCCGTCGGACTTCCGCGTCACCGAAATCGAGGACTTCGACACGCAGCCCGTCGACGCCGACCGGGGGGACTACCCGTGGCTCGTCCTGCGCGTGACGCTGACGTCGTGGGACACCAACGACTTCGCCCGCGAGTTCGCCAATCGCCTCGGGATGAGCCGCGAGCGCGTGACGTGGGCGGGGACGAAAGACCGCCACGCGGTCACCACCCAACTGTTCGCCGTCCGCGACATCGAACCCGAGGACGTCCCCGAGATTTCGGACGCGGGCATCGACGTCGTGGGCCGCGCGGGCCGCGGCCTCCAGTTCGGCGACCTCGCGGGCAACGAGTTCCGCGTCGTCGTCCGCGACCCGGACGACCCCGAACAGGCCGACGCCGTCACCGCGGACCTCGCGGCGTTCGGCGGCGGCGAACCGGGCTCGCGGGCGACGTCCGCTCGCTCGAATCGGGACGCTGCGCGTCCCGCGGTCCCCAATTTCTTCGGCCAGCAGCGCTTCGGCAGCAAGCGCCCCATCACGCACGAGGTCGGGCTCGCCATCCTCCGCGACGACTGGGAGGGCGCGGCGATGGCGTACCTCGGCGCGCCCAGCGAGTACGAGCCGGAGGACAGCCAGCGCGCCCGCCGGTTCGTCGAGGACACTCGCGACTGGGAAGCCGCCTTAGAGGAGTTCCCGAACCGGCTGCGCTACGAGCGCACGATGCTGCACGAACTGGCGGACGGCGGGAGCTTCCGGGACGCCGTCGAGACGTTTCCGTCGAACCTCCAGCGGCTGTTCATCCACGCCGCCCAGTCGTACGCGTTCAACCGCATGCTCTCCGAGCGCATGGAGCGCGGGCTGCCGTTCCACGAGCCCGTCGAGGGCGACGTCGTCTGGTTCGCGGAATCGGACGCGCCCGAGGGCGTCGCCCGCCCAGATTCGAGCCGCCAGCAGCGCGTCACCGCCGACCGCGTGGACGTGATGGCGCGCCACTGCGCGCGCGGCCGGGCGTTCGTCACCGCGCCGCTCGTCGGCACCGACACCGAACTCGCCGAGGGTGAACCCGGCGACATCGAGCGCGCCGTCCTCGGTGAACTCGACCTCGAATCCGGGGACTTCGACCTCCCGGGCGAGTTCGACTCCTCGGGGACGCGGCGCGCAATCCTGCTCCGCCCGGACCTTGATGTCGAACGCGACCCCCTGACCTTCGACTTCGCGCTTCCCTCCGGGAGCTACGCCACGGTCGTCCTGCGCGAGTACCTGAAGTCGGACCCGACGGACCTCTGA
- the pth2 gene encoding peptidyl-tRNA hydrolase Pth2 yields MKQVIAARTDIGMGKGKLAAQVAHASLKAYEYADERAQRQWKQQGQTKVVVKASGERELYQIAEEAKAKGLPSAVIEDAGRTQLEPGTPTAVAVGPAADADVDEITGDLSLF; encoded by the coding sequence ATGAAGCAGGTCATCGCCGCCCGAACGGACATCGGGATGGGGAAGGGGAAGCTCGCGGCGCAGGTCGCACACGCCTCCCTGAAAGCCTACGAGTACGCCGACGAACGGGCCCAGCGCCAGTGGAAACAGCAGGGCCAGACGAAGGTCGTCGTGAAAGCCAGCGGCGAGCGCGAACTCTACCAGATTGCGGAGGAAGCGAAAGCCAAGGGGCTGCCGTCCGCGGTCATCGAGGACGCCGGCCGCACCCAGTTGGAGCCGGGGACGCCCACGGCGGTCGCGGTCGGTCCGGCTGCCGACGCCGACGTGGACGAAATCACCGGCGACCTCTCGCTGTTCTGA